One Pseudomonadales bacterium DNA segment encodes these proteins:
- a CDS encoding CoA transferase — protein sequence MSQPTRAAAAQSQAGPLAPYRVLDLTTERGWMSGKILADLGAQVLKVEPVGGDPGRHRGPFYQDRADPEHSLRWWFLNRGKRSITLNLETEDGRALFRRLLSQTDLLLESFAPGHLARLGIDHAQLMAEHPRLVWTSITPFGQLGPHARFQGPDLILTALCGSIFLTGDPDRAPVRVSVPQADLHGAAEGALNSLFALYHVSGGGSGQHVDVAAQLSATRALMNATPFPKLENKNLVRQGIWAESGGFKRRAIYGCKDGHVCIMLTGGVLGAQTIGALLEWAAADMTVPAILLDTDWKALDFGALIRNPEKAELFTLLSDFLLEFFMLHDKATLYAGALQRRVLLAPISTVKDISADEQLIAREFFQQVEHPGIGEVRYPGPWAKLSQTPLPALSRAPTIGEHNEEVYCGRLGLDRQQLVRLAGAGVL from the coding sequence ATGAGTCAACCCACCCGAGCCGCTGCGGCTCAATCGCAGGCCGGCCCGCTTGCGCCCTATCGTGTGCTCGATCTGACCACCGAGCGGGGCTGGATGTCCGGCAAGATTCTGGCCGATCTGGGTGCGCAGGTGCTCAAGGTCGAGCCGGTTGGCGGCGATCCGGGCCGTCACCGTGGACCTTTCTACCAGGACCGGGCCGATCCCGAACACTCGCTGCGCTGGTGGTTTCTCAACCGCGGCAAGCGCTCGATCACCCTCAATCTCGAAACCGAAGATGGCCGGGCGCTGTTCCGGCGGCTGCTGTCGCAGACCGACCTGCTGCTCGAATCCTTCGCGCCGGGCCATCTCGCCCGCCTCGGTATCGATCATGCGCAGTTGATGGCAGAGCATCCCAGGCTGGTCTGGACCTCGATCACCCCTTTTGGCCAACTGGGTCCGCATGCCCGGTTCCAGGGGCCGGATCTGATTCTGACCGCGCTCTGTGGTTCGATCTTTCTGACTGGTGATCCTGACCGCGCACCGGTGCGGGTCTCGGTGCCTCAGGCCGATCTGCATGGTGCGGCCGAGGGGGCGCTCAACAGCCTGTTCGCGCTCTACCATGTCTCCGGTGGCGGCAGCGGCCAGCATGTCGACGTGGCGGCGCAGCTTTCGGCGACGCGGGCATTGATGAATGCGACCCCCTTTCCAAAACTCGAAAACAAGAATCTGGTGCGGCAGGGCATCTGGGCCGAAAGTGGTGGATTCAAGCGGCGCGCCATCTATGGCTGCAAGGATGGCCATGTCTGCATCATGCTGACCGGCGGCGTGCTGGGTGCGCAGACCATCGGCGCGCTGCTCGAATGGGCGGCGGCCGACATGACCGTGCCGGCGATACTGCTCGACACCGACTGGAAGGCGCTCGATTTCGGCGCGCTGATCCGCAATCCCGAAAAAGCCGAGCTGTTCACGCTGCTTTCGGATTTCCTGCTCGAATTCTTCATGCTGCACGACAAGGCGACCCTCTATGCCGGCGCGCTGCAGCGGCGGGTGCTGCTGGCGCCGATCAGCACGGTCAAGGACATCAGTGCCGACGAACAGCTGATCGCGCGTGAATTCTTTCAGCAGGTCGAGCACCCTGGCATTGGCGAGGTCCGCTATCCGGGGCCCTGGGCCAAGCTGTCGCAGACGCCGCTGCCGGCGCTGTCGCGTGCGCCCACCATCGGCGAACACAACGAAGAGGTCTATTGCGGCAGACTTGGCCTCGATCGACAGCAACTGGTTCGCCTGGCCGGCGCCGGCGTACTCTAG
- a CDS encoding tetratricopeptide repeat protein → MPVHAKRLKVAAVVGLSLLLLACGGAEERKAKYLASGKALMEQADYAKARLELRNVLKIDPKDVGALYLLGQLEEKQQNWRKAYAYYQQVVELDSSHVDARLKLAQIYLLSNDADKALEQVTEVLKLAPDKSDALVMRGIIAGRKGDNEAAFRDASQVLEKDPANIPAATVLSANYEAKGDLTNAIAVLERSSSQNPKEASLQLLLARLYEKSGQSEKSAQALKQIIALQPQEFSHRLRLARYYNAHGQQAEAEQILRDAIAADATAVPPKLALIELIGKQQGFEAAEQSLRGFIEQEPKNHTLRFGLADLYRSAQREQQVMEVYREIIKLDGEGKEGIKARNSLAGYLLAQKKVDEADTLTSEVLKADPKNQDGLINRAAVALVREQPDAAITDLRAVLKEQPNAIRAMRLLARAHLQKKEVELARDTLQKALQSAPQERELYLELAQISLESGDAKAAIATLEQLNQALPNDQDGLRRLAELQLNDKQWGSARETAEKLKAAFPDQPLGYYLAGLSHQGEQVFETSIKEFQQALDRSPNAIEPLVAISRSYLALNQVDAALANLEKTLKQNPQHSVALNLKGEILLGKRDHAAAEAAFRRAIEVSPKFPAPYLNMAKLHMARKAPQQAAAMLKQGHEATGEMMLWLQLANLYESTGQIDQAINEYRAILASSPQIEVAANNLAALLSDRDNPTLLKEALTLAKQFENSKNPLYRDTLGWVYYRQGDMAQAIAHLEEAQRLAPNVAVINYHLGLSYQNAGRTEEAKARLRAALEQAKGESWISDARGALAKLGG, encoded by the coding sequence GTGCCAGTGCATGCAAAACGGTTGAAAGTGGCCGCAGTGGTCGGGTTGAGCCTGCTGCTGCTGGCCTGTGGTGGGGCCGAGGAGCGCAAGGCGAAGTACCTGGCCAGTGGCAAGGCGTTGATGGAGCAGGCCGATTACGCCAAGGCGCGGCTCGAGTTGCGCAATGTGCTGAAGATCGATCCCAAGGATGTCGGCGCGCTCTATCTGCTGGGGCAGCTTGAAGAGAAGCAGCAGAACTGGCGCAAGGCCTACGCCTACTATCAGCAGGTGGTCGAGCTCGATTCCAGCCATGTCGATGCGCGACTGAAGCTGGCACAGATCTACCTGCTGAGCAACGATGCCGACAAGGCGCTGGAGCAGGTGACCGAGGTGCTGAAGCTGGCACCGGACAAGTCCGATGCCCTGGTGATGCGCGGCATCATCGCTGGCCGCAAGGGTGACAACGAGGCCGCATTCAGGGATGCCAGCCAGGTGCTGGAGAAAGATCCGGCCAACATCCCGGCCGCCACGGTGCTGTCGGCCAACTACGAGGCGAAGGGTGACCTGACCAATGCCATTGCGGTGCTGGAGCGCAGCAGCAGCCAGAACCCGAAGGAGGCCAGTCTGCAACTGCTGCTGGCACGGCTCTATGAAAAGAGCGGCCAGAGCGAAAAGAGCGCGCAGGCGCTGAAGCAGATCATTGCCCTGCAGCCGCAGGAGTTTTCGCACCGGCTGCGTCTGGCCCGTTACTACAACGCCCATGGGCAGCAGGCCGAGGCCGAGCAGATTCTGCGTGATGCCATTGCCGCCGATGCCACGGCGGTTCCGCCCAAACTGGCGCTGATCGAGCTGATTGGCAAGCAGCAGGGCTTCGAGGCGGCGGAGCAGAGCCTGCGCGGTTTCATCGAACAGGAGCCGAAGAACCACACGCTGCGCTTCGGACTGGCCGATCTCTATCGAAGTGCCCAGCGCGAGCAGCAGGTGATGGAGGTCTACCGCGAGATCATCAAGCTCGATGGCGAGGGCAAGGAGGGCATCAAGGCGCGCAACAGTCTGGCTGGCTATCTGCTCGCACAGAAAAAGGTCGACGAGGCCGACACCCTGACCAGCGAAGTGCTGAAGGCCGATCCCAAGAACCAGGATGGCCTGATCAACCGCGCCGCGGTGGCGCTGGTGCGTGAGCAGCCCGATGCGGCGATCACCGACCTGCGTGCGGTGCTGAAGGAGCAGCCCAATGCCATCCGTGCGATGCGGTTGCTGGCGCGGGCGCACCTGCAGAAGAAAGAGGTCGAGCTGGCGCGTGACACCCTGCAGAAGGCATTGCAGAGTGCGCCACAGGAGCGCGAGCTCTACCTCGAACTGGCGCAGATCTCCCTGGAGAGCGGCGATGCCAAGGCCGCCATTGCCACGCTGGAGCAGTTGAACCAGGCACTGCCGAACGACCAGGATGGATTGCGCAGGCTGGCCGAACTGCAACTGAACGACAAGCAGTGGGGCAGCGCGCGGGAGACGGCCGAGAAACTGAAGGCGGCCTTCCCCGACCAGCCATTGGGCTACTATCTGGCCGGCCTCAGCCATCAGGGCGAGCAGGTCTTCGAGACCAGCATCAAGGAGTTCCAGCAGGCGCTCGATCGCTCACCCAATGCGATCGAACCGCTGGTGGCGATCAGCCGCTCCTATCTGGCGCTCAATCAGGTGGATGCCGCGCTGGCAAACCTCGAAAAGACGCTGAAACAGAATCCGCAACACAGCGTGGCGCTCAATCTCAAGGGCGAGATTCTGCTGGGCAAACGTGATCATGCGGCTGCCGAGGCTGCGTTCCGCCGTGCCATCGAGGTCTCGCCGAAGTTCCCGGCACCCTATCTCAACATGGCCAAGCTGCACATGGCCCGCAAGGCGCCGCAGCAGGCCGCCGCGATGCTGAAGCAGGGCCATGAGGCCACCGGAGAGATGATGCTCTGGTTGCAGTTGGCCAACCTCTACGAGTCCACCGGACAGATCGATCAGGCGATCAACGAGTACCGTGCCATTCTGGCCAGCTCACCGCAGATCGAGGTGGCGGCCAACAACCTGGCGGCACTGCTGAGCGACCGCGACAACCCGACCCTGCTCAAGGAGGCGCTGACGCTGGCCAAGCAGTTCGAGAACTCGAAGAATCCGCTCTACCGCGACACGCTGGGCTGGGTCTACTACCGGCAGGGCGACATGGCGCAGGCGATCGCCCACCTCGAGGAGGCGCAGCGGCTGGCCCCCAACGTGGCGGTGATCAACTACCACCTGGGGCTGAGCTATCAGAATGCCGGGCGCACGGAAGAGGCCAAGGCGCGGTTGCGCGCCGCGCTGGAACAGGCCAAGGGCGAATCCTGGATCAGTGATGCCAGGGGCGCGCTGGCGAAGCTGGGAGGTTGA
- a CDS encoding CoA transferase, whose product MNKQPFSGLKVWDMSWVGVGPLTARYLADHGATVVRLDSSKRPDILRTAPPFQKGQPGLDNSMFYGDYNCSKLGLGLDMAQPQGQEIARRLALWADVLIESFTPGNLAKWGLDYETLRHEHPSLVMLSTCMQGQTGPRAHYPGFGNLMAAHSGFYAVTGWPDGTPVPVYGAYTDFIAQRFTTCALVAALDHRRRTGQGQYIDVSQFEAASQFLGTELLDYAVNERVADRAGNAAPSAAPHGVYPCRGEDRWVAIAVEGDAAWQALKQKMGAPAWAEDDRFQTLSGRLTHQALLDQHLGDWTRDQDGRALMYLLQPEVAAAPVQSQSDLYEDPQVLYRGYFVELEHSVMGRVPYNGSQAVLSQTPALLSRASPCVGEDSLYVLEQLLGMDPAEVDQLVAAGVVEVSASGRKGGRTAHTAAG is encoded by the coding sequence ATGAACAAGCAGCCCTTTTCCGGACTCAAGGTGTGGGACATGTCCTGGGTCGGCGTCGGTCCGCTGACGGCCCGTTATCTGGCCGACCATGGTGCGACCGTGGTGCGGCTCGACAGCAGCAAGCGACCGGACATCCTGCGCACCGCGCCGCCCTTTCAGAAAGGGCAGCCCGGTCTCGACAATTCGATGTTCTATGGCGATTACAACTGCTCCAAGCTGGGGCTGGGGCTCGACATGGCCCAGCCCCAGGGACAGGAGATCGCCCGGCGGCTGGCGCTGTGGGCCGATGTGCTGATCGAGAGCTTCACGCCGGGCAACCTGGCCAAGTGGGGGCTCGACTACGAGACGCTGCGGCACGAGCACCCAAGTCTGGTGATGCTGTCGACCTGCATGCAGGGGCAGACAGGTCCGCGCGCGCACTATCCCGGCTTCGGCAACCTGATGGCCGCCCACAGCGGCTTCTATGCGGTGACCGGCTGGCCCGACGGCACGCCGGTGCCGGTCTATGGTGCCTACACCGACTTCATCGCCCAGCGCTTCACCACCTGCGCGCTGGTGGCGGCGCTCGATCATCGGCGCCGTACCGGTCAGGGGCAGTACATCGATGTCTCCCAGTTCGAGGCCGCCAGCCAGTTTCTCGGCACCGAACTGCTCGACTACGCCGTCAATGAGCGGGTGGCCGACCGCGCCGGCAACGCCGCGCCGAGTGCCGCGCCCCATGGGGTCTACCCTTGCCGTGGGGAGGACCGCTGGGTGGCGATCGCCGTGGAGGGGGATGCGGCCTGGCAGGCGTTGAAGCAGAAGATGGGCGCGCCGGCCTGGGCCGAGGATGACCGTTTTCAGACGCTGAGCGGCCGGCTGACGCATCAGGCGCTGCTCGATCAGCACCTCGGTGACTGGACCCGTGATCAGGATGGTCGCGCCCTGATGTACCTGCTGCAGCCGGAGGTGGCCGCCGCACCGGTGCAGTCGCAGTCCGATCTCTATGAAGACCCCCAGGTGCTCTATCGCGGTTACTTCGTCGAGTTGGAGCACTCGGTGATGGGGCGGGTGCCCTACAACGGCAGTCAGGCGGTGCTGTCGCAGACTCCGGCCCTGCTCAGCCGCGCATCGCCCTGTGTCGGCGAGGACAGCCTCTATGTGCTGGAACAGCTGCTGGGCATGGACCCGGCCGAGGTCGATCAGCTGGTGGCAGCCGGCGTGGTCGAGGTCTCGGCATCGGGCCGCAAGGGGGGGAGGACCGCGCACACCGCCGCGGGTTGA
- a CDS encoding tetratricopeptide repeat protein has product MFAHSDHSSADSTTDCSTISEAFAHHISQTPLIFPQPAIIHPSPTLSHPVPRGLRGGFGLILLILLLIGCQEPQPADPATQIDTARQKWQEGEVDAARNLLQQLLTRYPRLSPARTLLGRIELAQGNLDRAEHHLRHDLGCVDDGDQARLAYAELLRARGDLQQLSLLLAADLLSPAADNSARHHFLLAEVASGRGDWASALDHYRRAIQIDPRMSEAQLGLLRTLIRQGQDAEALQQITLLLNEPAAPAELFELRAEIEARQGRLETAVQSLEMAIALAPNRAEARIAHARLRLRMRQPDLARQEIAVLLKQMPDSIAVRLLDADLHEQLGDRDGTISRLREIFLLDQNQSDALGRLGTLLYQRQRWREAEIYLDRWLTLSQRGSTDEVAIRQMLARSQLQLRNLTAAEKNLLWLRTHGGGDASEVDLVKLYLLGGRTSEGVSLATALTERLPQNDAPLANQLAELLLQQNQTQPALKLLSRITSTQPQTPPPTRLLLIRTLIASQDLDRARRELESWHQRDTASALAWQAAGEVAAARGQWPEAQSAWQRAKAIDDSDPRLWLDIATAARMQNRADEGRRLLDEALVRFPDQLELQLTAADFERMTHHPENYHSRMKQLIERHPEEAVPRIRYARTLLELGQAEAAQLWLVPLETHEERNADYHLIAAQVALKLADANSAVIHCKRLTQLQPNSAAHQQLLGDAYLLQNEPLSAASAYERAWQIEPANGLAFTAMIQTQLRLQKHAMAQRAILRASKQPTGLDAQTLASAAATVAEAQLEAGQSAEAEQLLEQLPKLTLTTPRLLALRIELLIASNAAAEAERLLSLLRQIEQEGPYSHFAQARLLQQRGRQAEAIAELQQSLARVPLPRAHLALLDLLLERNAYTEAEAQATAWQHQHPDDASNLQRLARLSQHNGNSEQAIAQYQALLKLQPGQIDAMANLIRLLEPSDPALALGYAKQAYLLKPGSAEISGLYGWLLLRTRQSPDQAQRLLLSAHQSQTDDSEILYHLAQAELALERKAEAIKHLRVLAERENDPYREQAGALLDSLAWRPSQPN; this is encoded by the coding sequence ATGTTCGCTCATTCTGACCACTCCAGTGCCGACAGCACGACAGATTGCTCTACAATTTCAGAAGCGTTCGCCCACCACATCAGCCAGACCCCATTGATCTTCCCGCAGCCTGCCATTATCCACCCTTCTCCAACACTGTCGCATCCTGTACCGAGAGGTCTCAGAGGCGGCTTCGGCCTGATTCTGCTCATTCTGCTGCTGATCGGCTGTCAGGAGCCCCAACCGGCCGACCCAGCCACCCAGATCGACACCGCGCGGCAGAAGTGGCAGGAGGGGGAGGTCGATGCGGCCCGCAACCTGCTGCAACAGCTGCTGACCCGCTATCCGCGCCTCTCCCCGGCCCGCACCCTGCTCGGTCGCATCGAACTGGCGCAGGGCAATCTCGACCGCGCCGAGCACCATCTGCGCCATGACCTTGGCTGCGTCGATGACGGCGATCAGGCCCGGCTGGCCTATGCCGAACTGCTGCGGGCCCGGGGCGATCTTCAGCAGCTCTCGCTGCTGCTGGCGGCCGATCTGCTCTCACCCGCTGCCGACAACAGCGCACGTCATCACTTTCTGCTGGCAGAGGTCGCCAGCGGTCGCGGCGACTGGGCCAGTGCGCTCGACCACTATCGACGCGCCATCCAGATCGATCCACGAATGTCCGAAGCGCAACTGGGGCTGCTGCGCACGCTGATCCGCCAGGGACAGGATGCAGAGGCACTGCAACAGATCACCCTGCTGCTGAATGAGCCCGCCGCGCCGGCCGAACTGTTCGAACTGCGTGCAGAGATCGAGGCGCGACAGGGCCGACTCGAGACCGCGGTACAGAGCCTGGAGATGGCCATTGCGCTGGCGCCCAATCGAGCGGAGGCCAGGATCGCACATGCCCGCCTGCGGTTGCGCATGCGGCAACCCGATCTCGCCCGCCAGGAGATCGCCGTGCTGCTGAAGCAGATGCCGGATTCCATTGCCGTGCGCCTGCTCGATGCCGACCTGCATGAACAGCTCGGCGACCGCGACGGCACCATCAGCCGGCTGCGAGAGATCTTTCTGCTCGACCAGAACCAGTCCGACGCGCTCGGGCGGCTCGGCACCCTGCTCTACCAGCGGCAACGCTGGCGCGAGGCCGAGATCTATCTCGACCGCTGGCTGACGCTCTCCCAGCGTGGCAGCACGGACGAAGTGGCGATCAGGCAGATGCTGGCGCGCAGCCAGTTGCAGTTGCGCAACTTGACCGCAGCCGAAAAGAATCTGCTCTGGCTGCGCACGCATGGCGGCGGCGATGCCAGCGAAGTCGATCTGGTGAAACTCTATCTGTTGGGAGGAAGAACCTCCGAGGGCGTGTCACTGGCCACCGCCCTGACCGAGCGGCTGCCACAAAACGATGCGCCACTGGCGAACCAGCTGGCCGAACTGCTGCTGCAACAGAATCAAACGCAACCCGCGCTGAAGCTGCTGAGCCGCATCACTTCGACCCAGCCGCAAACGCCGCCACCAACCCGATTGCTGCTGATTCGTACACTGATCGCCAGTCAGGATCTCGACCGCGCCCGACGCGAGCTCGAAAGCTGGCATCAGCGCGACACCGCATCGGCGCTCGCCTGGCAAGCCGCCGGCGAGGTTGCGGCAGCCAGGGGCCAGTGGCCCGAGGCGCAGAGTGCCTGGCAGCGCGCCAAAGCCATCGATGACAGCGACCCCCGACTGTGGCTCGACATCGCCACCGCAGCCCGGATGCAGAACCGCGCCGACGAGGGGCGCAGACTGCTCGATGAGGCCCTGGTGCGTTTTCCGGATCAACTGGAGCTGCAACTGACCGCTGCCGACTTTGAACGGATGACCCACCATCCGGAGAATTATCACAGCCGGATGAAACAGCTGATCGAACGACATCCCGAAGAGGCAGTGCCACGCATCCGCTACGCCCGCACCCTGCTTGAGCTTGGACAGGCCGAGGCCGCGCAGCTCTGGTTGGTGCCACTGGAGACCCACGAAGAACGCAACGCCGACTACCACCTGATTGCCGCCCAGGTCGCGCTGAAGCTTGCCGATGCCAACAGCGCGGTGATTCACTGCAAGCGGCTCACCCAACTTCAGCCCAACAGTGCGGCCCATCAGCAGTTGCTGGGTGACGCCTATCTGCTGCAGAACGAACCGCTCTCGGCAGCCAGTGCCTATGAGCGGGCCTGGCAGATCGAACCGGCGAACGGTCTCGCCTTCACTGCGATGATCCAGACCCAGCTCAGACTGCAAAAACATGCCATGGCGCAGCGCGCCATCCTGCGGGCCAGCAAACAGCCGACCGGGCTCGACGCACAGACGTTGGCCAGCGCCGCCGCGACAGTCGCCGAGGCACAGCTCGAAGCGGGCCAATCTGCCGAGGCCGAACAACTGCTTGAACAACTGCCCAAACTGACCCTGACCACGCCCCGGCTGCTCGCGCTCAGGATCGAACTGCTGATCGCCAGCAACGCAGCGGCCGAAGCCGAACGGCTGTTATCGCTGCTGCGGCAGATCGAGCAGGAGGGGCCCTACAGCCATTTCGCCCAGGCCAGACTGCTGCAACAGCGGGGTCGACAGGCCGAAGCCATTGCAGAGTTGCAACAGTCGCTGGCACGCGTGCCGCTGCCACGTGCCCACCTTGCCCTGCTCGACCTGCTGCTCGAACGCAACGCCTACACCGAAGCCGAGGCCCAGGCCACTGCCTGGCAACACCAGCATCCCGACGATGCCAGCAACCTGCAGCGGCTGGCCAGACTCTCTCAGCACAATGGCAACAGCGAGCAGGCCATTGCCCAGTACCAGGCGCTGCTGAAACTGCAACCCGGCCAGATCGATGCGATGGCCAACCTGATCCGCCTGCTCGAACCGAGCGATCCGGCCCTGGCGCTTGGCTACGCCAAGCAGGCCTATCTGCTCAAACCCGGTTCGGCCGAGATCTCGGGTCTCTATGGCTGGCTGCTGCTGCGCACCAGACAGTCACCGGACCAGGCCCAGCGCCTGCTGCTGAGCGCACACCAGAGCCAGACCGATGATTCGGAGATTCTCTATCACCTGGCACAGGCGGAACTGGCTCTGGAGCGCAAGGCCGAAGCGATCAAACACCTGCGTGTTCTGGCGGAGCGCGAAAACGATCCCTATCGGGAGCAGGCCGGCGCACTGCTCGACAGCCTGGCCTGGCGACCCTCGCAGCCCAACTGA
- a CDS encoding 3-deoxy-7-phosphoheptulonate synthase gives MPHSLENINVISQDVLLTPVQLKREIPASELAQSTVAAGRQTLCNILDGKDHRLFVVVGPCSIHDLDAAREYAGKLRQLARQVEDTLVLVMRVYFEKPRTTVGWKGLINDPYMDDSFRIDEGLRMGRRLLVELGELGLPTATEALDPITPQYLQDLIAWSAIGARTTESQTHREMSSGLSMPIGFKNGTDGGLEVAINALKSVKHPHSFLGINPEGQVSVIRTRGNRYGHIVLRGGNDRPNYDSVCIAICEQQLAKARIPANIMVDCSHANSNKDPALQPLVLEDITHQIQEGNQSIIGVMLESNLEWGNQPIPADLTQLKRGVSVTDACVDWKTTEEALLLMRRRLVDHLPQRRRSLGS, from the coding sequence ATGCCCCACTCCCTGGAAAACATCAACGTCATCTCGCAGGATGTGCTGCTGACCCCGGTGCAACTGAAGCGCGAAATTCCCGCCTCCGAACTGGCCCAGTCGACGGTCGCGGCCGGTCGACAGACGCTCTGCAACATCCTCGATGGCAAGGACCATCGCCTCTTCGTCGTCGTCGGACCCTGTTCGATTCATGACCTGGATGCCGCCCGCGAATACGCTGGCAAGCTGCGGCAACTGGCCCGGCAGGTCGAGGATACGCTGGTGCTGGTGATGCGGGTCTACTTCGAAAAACCGCGCACCACCGTCGGCTGGAAAGGGCTGATCAACGACCCCTACATGGATGACTCGTTCCGCATCGACGAAGGATTGCGCATGGGCCGCAGGCTGCTGGTCGAGCTGGGCGAACTCGGACTGCCGACCGCCACCGAGGCGCTCGACCCGATCACGCCGCAGTACCTGCAGGATCTGATCGCCTGGTCGGCGATCGGTGCCCGCACCACCGAATCGCAGACCCACCGTGAAATGTCCAGCGGTCTGTCGATGCCGATCGGCTTCAAGAACGGCACCGATGGTGGCCTCGAAGTGGCCATCAATGCACTGAAGTCGGTCAAGCATCCGCACAGCTTCCTCGGCATCAACCCCGAGGGGCAGGTGTCGGTGATCCGCACCCGGGGCAACCGCTATGGTCACATCGTGCTGCGCGGCGGCAACGACCGGCCCAACTACGACTCGGTCTGCATCGCCATCTGCGAACAGCAACTGGCAAAAGCCAGGATTCCCGCCAACATCATGGTCGATTGCAGCCACGCCAACTCCAACAAGGATCCGGCACTGCAACCGCTGGTGCTCGAAGACATCACCCACCAGATTCAGGAGGGCAACCAGTCGATCATCGGCGTCATGCTGGAGAGCAATCTGGAGTGGGGCAACCAGCCGATTCCGGCTGATCTGACCCAGTTGAAGCGGGGGGTTTCGGTCACCGATGCCTGCGTCGACTGGAAGACCACCGAAGAAGCGCTGCTGCTGATGCGCCGTCGCCTGGTCGACCACCTGCCGCAACGCCGTCGCAGCCTCGGCAGCTGA
- a CDS encoding TIGR04211 family SH3 domain-containing protein yields MLTLLLATASHAETRYVTDQWRFELRSGNSNEHRIIDYLGSGTAVEVLEPVSNGFIHISTAKGVEGWMRESYLQTALPATLRLEQLTNSATAAAVAAGKLPATRPLAPSARETELETANQSLTQQLTEAKALCENAAQLDQRNRELLQENQLLQDQSTLLKVESERLREQLEKKEFYLGAGAILLGLLLGVILPHLKPKRKYSEWR; encoded by the coding sequence CTCCTTGCCACCGCAAGCCATGCCGAAACCCGCTATGTCACCGATCAGTGGCGTTTCGAGCTGCGCAGCGGCAACAGCAATGAGCATCGCATCATCGACTACCTCGGCAGCGGCACCGCTGTCGAGGTGCTCGAGCCGGTCAGCAACGGCTTCATTCACATCAGCACCGCCAAGGGTGTCGAGGGCTGGATGCGCGAGAGCTACCTGCAGACCGCACTGCCGGCCACACTGCGGCTCGAGCAGCTCACCAACTCAGCCACCGCTGCGGCGGTCGCCGCGGGCAAGCTCCCCGCAACCAGACCCCTCGCCCCTTCGGCGCGCGAAACCGAACTGGAAACAGCCAATCAGAGCCTGACCCAACAGCTGACCGAGGCCAAGGCGCTTTGCGAGAATGCCGCCCAACTCGACCAGCGCAACCGCGAACTGCTGCAGGAGAATCAACTGCTGCAGGATCAGAGCACGCTGCTCAAGGTCGAAAGCGAGCGGTTGCGGGAGCAACTGGAGAAAAAAGAGTTCTATCTGGGTGCCGGCGCGATTCTGCTTGGCCTGCTGCTGGGGGTCATACTCCCCCATCTGAAGCCAAAGAGAAAATATTCGGAGTGGCGCTGA
- the queF gene encoding NADPH-dependent 7-cyano-7-deazaguanine reductase QueF, whose product MVRMSEHGSLLGRQVAHPQRYAPELLEAIPRQAGRLPYGLNEGAWPFFGADRWRAYEISWLMPSGKPMVAVGELTFAAGLPNLVESKSLKLYLNSLNQECFAAMAEVEQRIAADLTARLGGEVRVRLQSLASYHPAWQPLPGSSLDELEVAISDYLPRPELLRVAGDEVVEQLHSHLLRSNCPVTGQPDWGSVLIDYQGVSIDRSGLLAYLISYRCHSGFHEACTEQIFIDILNHCRPRRLTVATWYLRRGGLEINCWRSTQQSAGLNLRLARQ is encoded by the coding sequence GTGGTCAGAATGAGCGAACATGGCAGCCTGCTGGGCAGGCAGGTGGCCCATCCGCAACGCTATGCGCCTGAGTTGCTGGAAGCGATTCCGCGCCAGGCCGGGCGCCTGCCGTATGGCTTGAATGAGGGAGCATGGCCATTTTTCGGTGCCGATCGCTGGCGCGCCTACGAGATCTCCTGGCTGATGCCGAGTGGCAAGCCGATGGTGGCGGTGGGCGAGCTGACCTTCGCGGCCGGGCTGCCCAATCTGGTGGAGTCCAAATCGCTCAAGCTCTATCTCAACTCGCTGAATCAGGAATGTTTCGCCGCGATGGCCGAGGTCGAGCAGCGCATCGCCGCCGATCTGACAGCGCGGCTGGGCGGCGAAGTGCGGGTGCGGTTGCAGTCGCTGGCGAGTTACCATCCCGCCTGGCAACCACTGCCGGGGAGCTCGCTCGATGAGCTGGAGGTGGCGATCTCCGACTACCTGCCGCGCCCGGAGCTGCTGCGGGTGGCGGGAGATGAGGTGGTCGAACAGTTGCACAGCCACCTGCTGCGATCGAACTGTCCGGTGACCGGCCAGCCTGACTGGGGCTCGGTGCTGATCGATTATCAGGGGGTGTCGATCGATCGGTCAGGATTGCTCGCCTATCTGATCTCCTACCGCTGCCACAGTGGCTTTCACGAAGCCTGTACCGAGCAGATCTTCATCGACATCCTGAACCATTGCCGGCCGCGGCGGCTGACGGTTGCCACCTGGTATCTGCGCCGAGGTGGCCTTGAGATCAACTGCTGGCGTTCGACGCAGCAGAGCGCCGGTCTCAATCTGCGTCTTGCCCGGCAGTAG